In Bacillus sp. SB49, a single window of DNA contains:
- a CDS encoding tripartite tricarboxylate transporter permease, whose protein sequence is MLESAVSALHIVLDPSRMLFMVLGIGLGIVVGLLPGLGGTVGMSLLLPFIFGMDPYIGMALLIGMVAVVHTGDTFPSVLLGIPGSSGSQATIMDGYPLAKKGQAARAMGAALFCSMIGGVIGGIALYAAIPFATPLITSFSSPELFMLTMLGLSMAGLLAGNSPAKGAMSGLLGLLIGSVGSAPAITEYRYTFDFLYLSNGLSLPVVALAIFAFPILITMLTDKGSVSDTGKLQGGVLEGVKDGLRNKFLIFRSAVLGSLIGFIPGLGGSVVDWLAYGAGKKTVKNNNFGEGDIRGVIAPESANNAKEGGSLIPTLLFGIPGSGTTAILLGGLILMGLEAGPRMLTNDLPVTLSIVWTLVIANIVGALMCMVLIRPIAKISLIPGEKLVPFLVILLLIGAYQSNFAWGDIVTFLVIGLLGYVMTILDWPRPPLLIGFVLAISAERYYWISIERYGWEWISNPIVIALAVLIVVLLTGGSVMKRISGRIQKEGV, encoded by the coding sequence ATGTTGGAAAGTGCAGTGTCAGCTTTGCATATTGTCCTTGACCCTTCCCGTATGCTGTTTATGGTTCTCGGAATTGGTCTCGGTATTGTTGTAGGATTGCTTCCGGGGCTCGGAGGTACCGTCGGGATGTCCCTTCTCCTTCCGTTTATATTCGGAATGGACCCTTACATCGGCATGGCGTTACTAATCGGAATGGTCGCTGTTGTCCACACCGGGGACACCTTCCCTTCGGTCCTGCTCGGTATACCTGGTTCATCGGGATCTCAGGCAACCATCATGGACGGATATCCCCTCGCGAAAAAAGGCCAGGCAGCACGTGCCATGGGGGCAGCTTTGTTCTGTTCGATGATCGGAGGCGTCATCGGAGGAATTGCCCTTTACGCCGCTATCCCTTTTGCTACTCCTCTCATCACGAGCTTTTCTTCCCCGGAACTGTTTATGCTGACCATGCTTGGTTTAAGCATGGCCGGCCTTCTGGCTGGCAATTCTCCAGCTAAGGGAGCGATGTCCGGTCTTCTCGGACTTTTAATAGGCTCTGTCGGCAGCGCCCCGGCCATCACAGAATACCGCTATACTTTCGATTTTCTATATTTATCAAACGGACTCTCTCTTCCAGTTGTTGCGCTTGCCATTTTTGCATTCCCCATTCTCATCACTATGCTGACGGATAAAGGCAGCGTATCAGATACCGGCAAATTACAAGGCGGCGTGTTGGAAGGGGTAAAGGATGGCCTCCGCAATAAGTTCCTTATCTTTCGGAGTGCCGTCCTCGGGAGCCTCATCGGCTTCATTCCCGGACTCGGCGGGAGCGTCGTCGATTGGCTCGCTTATGGAGCCGGGAAGAAAACCGTGAAGAACAATAATTTTGGGGAAGGAGATATCAGGGGAGTCATCGCTCCGGAGAGTGCTAACAACGCCAAAGAAGGAGGCTCTCTCATCCCTACCCTTCTCTTCGGCATCCCAGGAAGCGGAACGACAGCCATTTTACTTGGAGGATTGATTCTAATGGGGTTGGAGGCAGGTCCGAGAATGTTGACAAACGACCTCCCCGTCACGCTTTCCATTGTATGGACACTTGTTATTGCAAATATTGTCGGTGCGCTGATGTGTATGGTACTCATCCGTCCCATTGCAAAAATCAGTCTTATTCCGGGTGAAAAGCTGGTTCCTTTCCTGGTCATTCTATTATTAATCGGGGCCTATCAAAGCAACTTCGCATGGGGAGATATCGTGACCTTCCTTGTCATTGGACTGCTCGGATATGTCATGACAATCCTCGACTGGCCGCGGCCGCCGCTTTTGATCGGCTTCGTCCTGGCCATTTCCGCAGAAAGGTACTACTGGATTTCCATTGAACGTTATGGATGGGAATGGATCAGCAACCCGATCGTCATCGCACTGGCGGTCCTGATCGTCGTATTACTTACAGGCGGTTCTGTAATGAAAAGAATCAGCGGCCGCATTCAGAAAGAAGGTGTGTAA
- a CDS encoding manganese-dependent inorganic pyrophosphatase yields MAKTLVFGHKNPDTDTICSALVYADLKKTIGEDAEAVRLGEVGGETQFALEQFNVEAPRFVERVSDEVEQVILVDHNERQQSADDIDDVQVLEVIDHHRIANFETKGPLYYRAEPVGCTATILNKLYKEHGKEVPKQMAGLMLSAIISDSLLFKSPTCTEEDRKAAEELAAIAGVDAEEYGLQMLKAGADISDKTAEQLISLDAKEFSMGDKKVEIAQVNTVDTNDVLSRKGELEQAIEKVTADKGLDLFVLVVTDILESDSTVVAVGEATDAVAKAFDVTLDGNQAVLPGVVSRKKQIVPPLNTYFG; encoded by the coding sequence TTGGCTAAAACTCTAGTTTTCGGTCACAAGAACCCGGATACGGACACGATCTGTTCTGCACTTGTGTATGCGGATCTGAAAAAGACGATTGGGGAAGACGCGGAAGCCGTCCGCCTCGGTGAAGTAGGGGGAGAGACACAGTTTGCCCTTGAACAATTCAATGTGGAGGCGCCTCGTTTCGTAGAACGTGTATCCGACGAAGTGGAACAGGTTATTCTTGTCGATCACAACGAACGCCAGCAGAGTGCCGACGATATTGATGATGTCCAGGTGCTTGAAGTGATCGACCACCACAGAATCGCGAACTTCGAGACGAAAGGCCCTCTTTATTATCGTGCAGAGCCTGTCGGATGTACGGCAACGATCTTGAACAAGCTTTATAAAGAGCACGGAAAAGAAGTGCCGAAACAAATGGCCGGACTGATGCTTTCTGCGATCATTTCCGACTCTCTCTTGTTTAAATCCCCGACATGCACAGAGGAAGACCGTAAAGCGGCGGAAGAGCTTGCTGCCATCGCAGGTGTCGATGCGGAAGAATACGGCCTTCAAATGCTGAAAGCCGGAGCTGACATCAGCGACAAAACAGCAGAGCAGTTGATTTCTCTTGATGCGAAGGAATTCTCTATGGGTGATAAGAAAGTAGAGATTGCTCAGGTGAATACGGTTGACACGAACGATGTGCTTTCCCGTAAAGGTGAACTGGAGCAGGCGATTGAAAAAGTAACAGCGGATAAAGGGCTTGATCTCTTCGTCCTTGTTGTTACAGACATCCTTGAAAGTGACTCCACCGTCGTAGCCGTAGGCGAAGCGACAGACGCGGTAGCGAAAGCATTTGACGTAACGCTTGACGGTAATCAAGCCGTCCTTCCTGGTGTCGTCAGCCGTAAGAAGCAGATTGTTCCACCTTTGAATACGTATTTCGGATAA
- a CDS encoding GNAT family N-acetyltransferase encodes MVEVRKADGSNVADIIRVCEAGYRETYKSLLEKEDIEQVIEEFYNADRIAREVRDISDEWNGWFVAVDEEGTVVGAGGGGMTGSETAELFVLYLDPERKREGIGGRLLEAITEDHIARGASEQWVSVTKGNEMGIPFYEKSGFVYKGERPSHKLPSEKSYISLRYRREIGK; translated from the coding sequence ATGGTGGAGGTACGGAAAGCGGATGGTTCCAATGTAGCGGACATTATTCGTGTCTGTGAAGCTGGCTATCGGGAAACATACAAATCGTTGCTGGAGAAAGAAGATATTGAGCAGGTGATTGAAGAATTTTATAACGCAGACCGGATTGCGCGGGAAGTTCGTGATATTTCCGATGAATGGAACGGGTGGTTTGTCGCTGTCGATGAGGAAGGGACTGTCGTCGGTGCCGGCGGGGGAGGAATGACCGGATCTGAAACGGCAGAACTTTTTGTTCTCTATCTTGATCCTGAGAGAAAGCGGGAAGGCATCGGAGGCAGACTGCTTGAAGCTATCACAGAGGATCATATTGCTCGTGGTGCATCGGAGCAATGGGTCTCTGTAACGAAAGGGAACGAGATGGGCATTCCCTTTTATGAGAAATCCGGCTTTGTTTACAAAGGGGAGCGGCCGTCTCATAAGCTTCCTTCAGAAAAGTCCTATATTTCGTTGCGGTATCGAAGAGAAATAGGAAAATAA
- the glnA gene encoding type I glutamate--ammonia ligase has translation MTYTKEQIKQEVKENNVEFILLEFTDMLGDTKNVELPIDELDMVLNNEAMFDSSSISGFSAIQESDMYLVPDLDTFLLLPSMVDEDRSARFICDIYKPDGTPFEGDPRYILKRAMKEAADLGYTVNVGPEPEFFLFKLNDEGYPIRKMNDRAGYFDASPKDKGDKVRRDIVRTLKKYGFEMEASHHEVAMGQHEINFRFDNMLKAADNIQTFKNVVKDIATNHNYHATFMPKPIAGENGSGMHCHLSLFRDGDSAFYDEDAKDGVSKTMKQFIAGILHHASGIAAITNPNVNSYKRLVPGYEAPVSVAWSHSNRSCMVRVPTTRGKGTRFEVRNPDPTANPYLTLAVLIQAGLEGIRKEMDAGDAETRNLYEVTDDSVPTLPTNLKEAISALKKDEILLNALGDHTSQAYIEEKEKEWTEYSLQVSQWEVDMYMNR, from the coding sequence ATGACTTACACAAAAGAACAGATCAAGCAGGAAGTCAAAGAGAATAACGTAGAATTCATCCTACTAGAGTTCACAGACATGCTAGGGGATACTAAGAACGTAGAACTGCCGATAGATGAATTGGACATGGTGCTGAACAACGAAGCGATGTTCGACAGTTCTTCCATCTCCGGTTTCTCTGCAATCCAAGAAAGTGACATGTATCTTGTACCAGATTTGGATACGTTCCTACTACTTCCATCTATGGTCGATGAAGATCGCAGCGCGCGCTTCATTTGTGACATCTACAAGCCGGACGGCACTCCATTCGAAGGAGACCCTCGCTACATCCTGAAACGTGCTATGAAAGAAGCAGCGGATTTAGGCTATACCGTTAACGTCGGTCCTGAACCGGAATTCTTCCTGTTCAAACTGAACGATGAAGGTTATCCGATTCGTAAGATGAACGACCGCGCCGGATACTTCGATGCTTCTCCTAAAGATAAAGGAGACAAGGTACGCCGTGATATCGTACGCACCCTTAAGAAGTACGGTTTCGAGATGGAAGCTTCCCACCACGAAGTAGCGATGGGACAGCACGAAATCAACTTCCGTTTCGATAACATGCTGAAAGCAGCAGACAACATCCAAACCTTTAAGAACGTTGTAAAGGATATTGCAACAAACCATAACTACCACGCGACATTCATGCCGAAACCGATCGCAGGCGAGAACGGCTCCGGAATGCACTGCCACCTGTCCTTGTTCCGTGATGGAGACAGCGCGTTTTACGATGAAGATGCGAAAGACGGCGTGTCTAAGACGATGAAACAGTTCATCGCAGGAATTCTGCATCACGCAAGCGGAATTGCAGCAATTACGAACCCGAACGTGAACTCCTACAAGCGTCTCGTTCCTGGTTATGAAGCTCCTGTAAGTGTAGCTTGGTCCCACTCCAACCGTAGTTGTATGGTCCGCGTACCAACAACACGTGGTAAAGGAACGCGTTTCGAAGTCCGCAACCCGGATCCGACGGCTAACCCTTACTTGACGCTTGCTGTATTGATCCAGGCAGGTCTTGAAGGTATCCGTAAGGAAATGGACGCAGGCGACGCAGAAACTCGTAACCTTTACGAAGTGACGGATGACAGCGTGCCTACTCTTCCTACGAACTTGAAAGAAGCTATCTCTGCTTTGAAGAAAGATGAAATCCTTCTGAACGCACTTGGCGATCACACATCCCAAGCTTATATCGAAGAGAAGGAAAAAGAATGGACAGAATACTCCCTGCAGGTCAGCCAGTGGGAAGTAGACATGTATATGAATAGATAA
- a CDS encoding tripartite tricarboxylate transporter TctB family protein, which yields MDKQKLNIAFTIFLFALFTWAAITALSFSRLAQFFPIYVSTAGSIVTGLYLCSEIIKYVKQKDKKHQKVLIVQPLIYLAWIVGYVILIYIIGVLAASAVFLMTFLVKESRFTIGKAAYSTGITIVALIVLSTFMKIAWPESLLGL from the coding sequence ATGGATAAACAAAAGTTGAATATCGCTTTTACTATTTTCTTATTCGCATTATTTACCTGGGCTGCCATCACAGCACTCTCTTTCTCAAGGCTTGCTCAGTTTTTTCCCATTTACGTATCAACAGCGGGAAGCATCGTCACCGGACTGTACCTCTGCTCTGAAATCATCAAATATGTAAAGCAGAAAGATAAGAAGCATCAGAAAGTTCTTATTGTCCAGCCGCTTATTTATCTCGCCTGGATTGTAGGATATGTAATACTGATTTACATCATCGGAGTGCTGGCAGCTTCCGCGGTCTTCCTGATGACTTTTCTAGTAAAGGAATCCCGATTCACCATCGGCAAGGCGGCGTACTCAACGGGAATTACAATCGTTGCCCTGATCGTTCTCAGCACCTTCATGAAAATTGCCTGGCCGGAAAGCCTGCTTGGTTTATAA